From a single Bacteroidales bacterium genomic region:
- a CDS encoding succinate dehydrogenase/fumarate reductase iron-sulfur subunit, producing the protein MDLTLKIWRQKNAKAKGKFEVYKVSNVSPDSSFFEMLDTLNQQIIEQGNDPVAFDHDCREGICGTCSLYINGRPHGPKRGITTCQLHMRSFNDGDTIVIEPWRAKPFPIVKDLVVDRSALDLIIQAGGYISLNTGGIPDANAIPIPKSKAELAMDAAACIGCGACIAACANASAMLFVGAKVSQFALLPQGKIEASERVQKMVAEMDKLGFGNCSNTYACEAECPKEIKVTNIALMNRQFMKAKVCSQKYEMKNAGA; encoded by the coding sequence ATGGACCTAACCTTAAAAATCTGGCGTCAGAAAAATGCCAAAGCAAAAGGGAAATTTGAAGTTTATAAAGTTTCAAATGTTTCCCCCGACAGTTCGTTTTTTGAAATGCTTGACACCCTTAACCAGCAGATCATCGAACAAGGTAACGACCCCGTGGCATTCGACCACGACTGTCGCGAAGGTATTTGTGGAACCTGCAGCTTATATATTAATGGCCGTCCTCATGGGCCCAAACGCGGTATCACTACCTGCCAGCTTCACATGCGTTCATTTAATGACGGCGACACCATCGTGATTGAACCATGGCGTGCCAAACCATTTCCTATTGTTAAAGACCTTGTGGTTGACCGCTCAGCTCTTGACCTGATAATACAGGCAGGGGGGTATATTTCTTTGAATACAGGAGGTATTCCTGATGCTAATGCTATCCCAATACCCAAATCAAAAGCGGAGTTGGCTATGGATGCTGCTGCATGCATAGGTTGTGGCGCCTGTATCGCAGCTTGTGCCAATGCATCAGCGATGCTGTTTGTTGGTGCTAAAGTTTCGCAGTTTGCACTTTTACCTCAGGGAAAAATTGAAGCTTCTGAACGTGTACAGAAAATGGTTGCCGAAATGGACAAGCTGGGTTTTGGTAACTGTAGCAACACTTATGCCTGTGAGGCTGAATGCCCTAAGGAAATAAAAGTAACCAATATTGCACTTATGAACAGGCAGTTTATGAAAGCTAAGGTATGCTCCCAGAAATATGAAATGAAAAATGCAGGCGCATAA
- a CDS encoding four helix bundle protein, whose amino-acid sequence MMGMINSYKDLEIWKMGIELTVDIYRLSLIFPEEERFGLVSQIRRASASVPVNIAEGWGRKSTKSYVLFLKQARGSLYELETELIISNKIGYFKENSEELFAKISSLSKMINSLIKSLENK is encoded by the coding sequence ATGATGGGAATGATAAATTCATATAAGGATTTGGAAATTTGGAAAATGGGCATTGAGCTGACGGTTGATATCTATAGGCTATCATTGATATTTCCTGAAGAGGAAAGATTTGGGCTTGTATCACAGATAAGGAGAGCTTCAGCATCAGTCCCTGTTAATATTGCAGAAGGATGGGGTAGGAAATCCACAAAATCTTATGTGTTATTCTTGAAACAGGCAAGAGGGTCATTATATGAACTAGAAACGGAGCTGATTATTTCAAATAAAATTGGCTACTTTAAAGAGAATTCTGAAGAACTTTTTGCAAAAATAAGTTCGTTGTCAAAAATGATTAATTCATTAATAAAATCACTGGAAAATAAATAA